One genomic segment of Pseudoliparis swirei isolate HS2019 ecotype Mariana Trench unplaced genomic scaffold, NWPU_hadal_v1 hadal_49, whole genome shotgun sequence includes these proteins:
- the LOC130191413 gene encoding AP-2 complex subunit alpha-1, with translation MPAVSKGDGMRGLAVFISDIRNCKSKEAEIKRINKELANIRSKFKGDKALDGYSKKKYVCKLLFIFLLGHDIDFGHMEAVNLLSSNKYTEKQIGYLFISVLVNSNSELIRLINNAIKNDLSSRNPTFMCLALHCIANVGSREMAEAFASEIPRILVAGDTMDSVKQSAALCLLRLYKTSPDLVLMGEWTSRVVHLLNDQHMGVVTAAIALITCLSQKNPDEFKTCVSLAVSRLSRIVSSASTDLQDYTYYFVPAPWLSCKLLRLLQCYPPPEDGAVKGRLVECLETILNKAQEPPKSKKVQHSNAKNAILFEAISLIIHYDSEPNLLVRACNQLGQFLQHRETNLRYLALESMCTLASSEFSHEAVKTHIETVINALKTERDVSVRQRAADLLYAMCDRSNAKQIVAEMLSYLETADYSIREEMVLKVAILAEKYAVDYSWYVDTILNLIRIAGDYVSEEVWYRVIQIVINRDDVQGYAAKMVFEALQAPACHENMVKVGGYILGEFGNLIAGDPRSSPLVQFNLLHSKFHLCSVPTRALLLSAYIKFINLFPETKATIQEVLRCDSQIRNSDVELQQRAVEYLKLSSIASTDVLATVLEEMPPFPERDSSILAKLKKKKGPGSVSATELDDSKSEGGELNGGGERGPDAAGLASSNASTPSPSADLLGIRSAAPVGAAPSSTGSLLVDVFSEAGPAAPSAAVNDDGFLR, from the exons GTAAGAGCAAGGAAGCCGAAATCAAGCGGATCAACAAAGAGCTGGCCAACATCCGCTCCAAGTTCAAAGGGGACAAGGCTCTCGATGGCTACAGCAAGAAGAAGTACGTCTGCAAGCTGCTCTTCATCTTCCTGCTCGGACACGACATCGACTTCGGCCACATGGAGGCGGTCAACCTGCTGAGCTCCAACAAGTACACGGAGAAGCAGATC GGCTACCTGTTCATCTCGGTGCTGGTGAACAGCAACAGCGAGCTGATTCGTCTGATCAACAACGCCATCAAGAACGACCTGTCCAGCCGCAACCCCACCTTCATGTGCTTGGCGCTCCACTGCATCGCCAATGTGGGGAGCCGCGAGATGGCCGAGGCGTTCGCCAGCGAGATCCCTCGCATCCTGGTCGCCGG TGACACGATGGACAGCGTCAAGCAGTCCGCGGCGCTGTGTCTGCTGCGGCTCTATAAGACCTCTCCTGACCTGGTGCTGATGGGCGAGTGGACGTCGCGGGTGGTGCACCTGCTCAACGACCAGCACATG GGTGTGGTGACAGCAGCCATCGCTCTGATCACCTGTCTGAGCCAGAAGAATCCCGATGAGTTCAAGACCTGTGTTTCCCTGGCCGTGTCCCGACTCAGCAGG ATTGTGTCGTCGGCCTCCACCGACCTCCAGGACTACACCTACTACTTCGTCCCGGCGCCGTGGCTCTCTTGCAAGCTGCTGCGCCTGCTGCAGTGCTACCCGCCGCCAGAAGATGGCGCCGTCAAAGGCCGGCTGGTGGAGTGTCTGGAGACCATCCTCAACAAGGCCCAGGAGCCGCCCAAGTCCAAGAAGGTGCAGCACTCCAACGCCAAAAACGCCATCTTGTTCGAGGCTATCTCCCTGATCATCCACTACGACAG TGAGCCAAACCTGCTGGTGCGGGCCTGTAACCAGCTGGGCCAGTTCCTGCAGCACAGGGAGACCAACCTGCGCTACCTCGCTCTGGAGAGCATGTGCACTCTGGCCAGCTCCGAGTTCTCCCACGAAGCCGTCAAGACGCACATCGAGACCGTCATCAACGCCCTCAAG ACTGAGAGGGACGTGAGTGTTCGACAGCGGGCGGCCGACCTGCTGTACGCCATGTGCGATCGCAGCAACGCCAAGCAGATCGTAGCCGAGATGCTCAGCTACCTGGAGACGGCCGACTACTCCATCAGAGAAGAGATG GTGCTGAAGGTGGCCATACTCGCGGAGAAGTACGCCGTGGACTACTCCTGGTACGTGGACACCATCCTGAACCTCATCCGCATCGCCGGCGACTACGTCAGCGAGGAGGTGTGGTACCGCGTCATCCAGATTGTCATCAACCGAGACGACGTGCAGGGCTACGCCGCCAAGATGGTCTTTGAG gcCTTGCAGGCCCCGGCCTGCCACGAGAACATGGTGAAGGTGGGCGGCTACATCCTGGGAGAGTTCGGTAACCTCATTGCTGGCGACCCCCGCTCCAG CCCCCTGGTCCAGTTCAACCTGCTCCACTCCAAGTTCCATCTGTGCTCTGTGCCGACTCGTGCCCTGCTGCTGTCCGCTTACATCAAGTTTATCAACCTGTTCCCAGAGACCAAGGCCACCATCCAGGAGGTGCTGCGCTGCGACAGCCAGATCCGCAACTCCGACGTGGAGCTGCAGCAGCGGGCTGTCGAGTACCTGAAGCTCTCTTCCATTGCTAGCACTGATGTCCTG GCCACTGTTCTGGAGGAGATGCCTCCCTTCCCCGAAAGGGATTCGTCCATCTTGGCcaagctgaagaagaagaaggggccTGGTTCCGTGTCGGCGACTGAGCTGGACGACAGCAAGAGTGAGGGCGGGGAGTTGAACGGAGGTGGCGAAAGGGGGCCGGACGCAGCAGGCCTGGCCTCCTCCAACGCA TCCACCCCGTCACCGTCCGCAGACCTCCTCGGGATTCGTTCGGCGGCCCCCGTCGGCGCCGCGCCGAGCAGTACCGGCAGCCTACTGGTGGACGTGTTCTCCGAGGCGGGGCCGGCCGCGCCCTCCGCCGCCGTGAACGACGACGGCTTCCTcaggtga